A genomic region of Runella rosea contains the following coding sequences:
- a CDS encoding PaaI family thioesterase, which translates to MSTENNPRLDFFRSQIGNNLIQSPSPLGRWLNGTLKDVQHGTMTVEVTVRQDMTNPLGTLHGGAAAAIMDDLVGMMVFGLGREYGYTSVNLNCDFLNAARIGDVLTAHAHVVRAGKNVIHCEARINNLEGKIVAKCSTNMIQTGVKLPF; encoded by the coding sequence ATGAGCACTGAAAACAATCCACGTTTAGACTTTTTTCGTTCACAAATAGGCAATAATTTAATTCAAAGCCCTTCGCCGTTAGGGCGTTGGCTCAACGGTACACTAAAAGACGTTCAACACGGCACCATGACCGTTGAAGTAACCGTACGACAAGACATGACCAATCCCCTCGGTACGCTTCACGGCGGAGCAGCGGCGGCCATTATGGACGACCTCGTGGGCATGATGGTTTTTGGGCTGGGCCGCGAATACGGCTACACATCGGTCAACCTTAATTGTGATTTTTTGAACGCAGCCCGTATCGGCGATGTTCTAACTGCACACGCGCACGTGGTTCGTGCGGGCAAAAACGTAATTCATTGCGAAGCCCGAATCAATAATTTGGAAGGTAAAATAGTGGCCAAATGTAGTACAAACATGATTCAAACGGGCGTTAAACTTCCGTTTTAG
- a CDS encoding cellulose synthase family protein, which translates to MEVIVIILYLVPTLILFSYSCAQLSLVWNYWQKKRTENGNPPSNITPLSFEFPLVTVQLPIYNELYVVERLIDAVCLFEYPKNRLEIQILDDSTDDTVSIIAQKVHFYQVQGFDIQHIRRRNRDGFKAGALAYGLTTARGEFIAIFDADFIPNPDFLTTTIPHFENTHVGVVQTRWVHLNESYSLITQLQAFGLDGHFIVEQGGRNAAGHFINFNGTAGVWRKSCILDAGGWSAQTLTEDLDLSYRAQLRGWQFVYLENVETPAELPATMPALKSQQYRWMKGAAECARKNLKKVLQSTTVKFSTKVYAAFHLLNSGVFLAVFVMALLSVPILAITAFEPKYDYLFGIFRIFQLSFLMLLGFYGTTHYRHKTFGQFVWQLPFFLTVIMGLSLHNAIAALEGYLGKKTPFIRTPKWGIVQQKDGWQRKNYLVKSLNWLTIAELLLAVYFAAAVGLGFYWHSYQMVVLHAMLAVGFGFVSFYSVKHSIS; encoded by the coding sequence ATGGAAGTTATTGTTATCATACTATACTTGGTTCCTACGCTCATTTTATTTTCGTACAGCTGTGCGCAATTGAGTCTGGTATGGAATTATTGGCAAAAGAAGAGAACAGAAAACGGAAATCCACCATCGAACATCACACCTCTATCCTTCGAATTTCCGCTCGTTACTGTTCAGCTTCCCATTTACAATGAATTATATGTAGTAGAACGGCTCATCGACGCGGTTTGTCTTTTTGAGTATCCCAAAAACCGTCTCGAAATTCAAATTCTGGATGACTCCACCGACGACACCGTCTCCATAATTGCCCAAAAAGTACATTTCTACCAAGTACAAGGGTTTGATATTCAACACATTCGACGCAGAAACCGCGATGGTTTCAAGGCAGGGGCATTGGCATACGGGCTTACAACCGCCAGGGGTGAATTCATCGCCATTTTTGACGCTGACTTCATTCCCAATCCTGATTTCCTGACAACCACAATTCCTCATTTTGAAAACACGCACGTTGGAGTAGTCCAAACGCGCTGGGTGCACCTCAACGAATCGTATTCGCTCATCACTCAATTGCAGGCATTCGGGCTAGACGGGCATTTTATTGTGGAGCAAGGCGGACGCAATGCGGCTGGACATTTCATCAATTTTAACGGAACGGCGGGCGTGTGGCGCAAAAGCTGTATTCTGGATGCTGGCGGTTGGTCGGCCCAAACCCTAACCGAAGACCTTGATTTAAGCTACCGCGCCCAATTGCGTGGTTGGCAGTTTGTCTACCTCGAAAATGTAGAAACACCTGCCGAACTTCCTGCCACCATGCCCGCCCTCAAATCTCAGCAATACCGCTGGATGAAAGGCGCGGCCGAATGCGCACGCAAAAACCTCAAAAAAGTATTACAAAGCACCACCGTAAAATTTTCGACGAAAGTTTATGCGGCGTTTCACCTGCTCAACAGCGGCGTTTTTTTGGCGGTCTTTGTTATGGCACTGCTGAGCGTCCCCATTTTAGCGATTACGGCTTTTGAACCCAAATACGATTATCTTTTTGGTATTTTTAGAATATTTCAACTGAGTTTCTTAATGCTGTTGGGCTTCTACGGCACCACGCATTACCGTCACAAGACCTTCGGGCAGTTTGTGTGGCAATTACCCTTTTTTCTAACCGTCATTATGGGGCTATCACTGCACAATGCCATTGCCGCTCTGGAAGGCTACTTGGGCAAAAAAACCCCTTTTATTCGCACCCCGAAATGGGGGATTGTGCAACAAAAAGATGGCTGGCAACGCAAAAACTACCTTGTCAAAAGCCTTAACTGGCTCACAATTGCTGAACTTCTACTGGCGGTTTACTTCGCGGCAGCGGTAGGTCTTGGGTTTTATTGGCATTCTTACCAGATGGTCGTACTTCATGCCATGCTGGCCGTAGGGTTTGGCTTTGTCAGCTTTTATTCCGTCAAGCATTCAATCTCCTGA
- the rpmB gene encoding 50S ribosomal protein L28, with translation MARVCEITGKRTRVGNNVSHANNRTKRKFYPNLQTKKFFVPSLNEWVEIKLATSAIRTINKKGIEAVLKEVGAL, from the coding sequence ATGGCCAGAGTTTGTGAAATTACGGGCAAAAGAACACGAGTTGGTAATAACGTATCGCACGCTAACAATAGAACCAAGCGTAAGTTTTATCCAAACTTGCAGACAAAGAAGTTTTTTGTACCTTCTTTGAACGAGTGGGTAGAAATTAAATTGGCTACTTCAGCAATTCGCACGATCAATAAAAAAGGTATCGAAGCTGTTTTGAAAGAAGTTGGAGCGTTGTAA
- a CDS encoding LytTR family DNA-binding domain-containing protein has product MNNLSSLLSPAVSPDYLELVNLKRSFFIRTEDVIFIQADVNYVRIVTKTGKVFVQAKTLKSYEQLLKKTSFVRTHKSYLVNFHHFAGYQITDGGTFIQLLDGKKVPVSKRRRQYVQTSVSQKQNGVN; this is encoded by the coding sequence ATGAACAATCTCTCATCACTTTTAAGTCCTGCCGTATCTCCTGATTATTTGGAGTTGGTAAATCTGAAACGCTCTTTCTTTATTCGTACCGAAGATGTGATTTTTATCCAAGCAGATGTGAATTACGTCCGGATTGTCACCAAAACTGGGAAAGTTTTTGTACAGGCCAAAACCCTTAAAAGCTACGAACAACTGCTCAAAAAGACGAGTTTTGTACGTACGCACAAGTCGTATTTGGTCAATTTTCATCATTTTGCGGGTTATCAAATTACCGATGGTGGTACGTTCATTCAATTGCTTGACGGCAAGAAAGTGCCAGTTTCGAAAAGACGTCGGCAATACGTGCAAACCTCTGTTTCACAAAAGCAAAATGGAGTAAACTAG
- the ruvB gene encoding Holliday junction branch migration DNA helicase RuvB yields MRQDYLTGTTDPLSPMEKEIDRALRPLSFSDFAGQDKILENIRVFVLAAKQRGEALDHVLLHGPPGLGKTTLSNIISNELGASLKTSSGPVLDKPSDLAGLLTNLQPNDVLFIDEIHRLNPVVEEYLYSAMEDYKIDIMLDSGPNARSIQISLNPFTLIGATTRAGLLTSPLRARFGINCRLEYYDAKLLTSIVKRSSSILGAPIDEEGAYEIARRSRGTPRIANNLLRRTRDFAQVKGSGRITVEIAQIALKALDVDQHGLDEMDIRILTTIIEKFKGGPVGLSTIATACGDEAETIEEVYEPFLIQEGFIKRTSRGREATEKAYRHLGIVPKFRTGDLFPE; encoded by the coding sequence ATGCGTCAAGATTACTTAACAGGAACTACCGACCCGCTTTCCCCGATGGAAAAGGAGATAGACCGGGCATTGCGTCCGCTTTCTTTCAGCGATTTTGCGGGGCAGGATAAGATACTGGAAAACATTCGGGTCTTTGTACTCGCCGCCAAGCAGCGCGGCGAAGCCCTCGACCACGTGCTGTTGCACGGCCCTCCGGGGTTAGGAAAAACCACCCTTTCCAACATTATTTCCAATGAGCTGGGCGCCAGCCTAAAAACATCCTCTGGGCCAGTGTTGGACAAGCCCAGCGATTTGGCGGGATTACTCACCAATTTACAGCCCAACGATGTATTGTTTATCGACGAAATTCACCGTCTTAATCCTGTTGTAGAAGAATATCTCTACTCGGCGATGGAGGATTACAAGATTGATATTATGCTTGATTCGGGCCCCAATGCCCGCAGTATTCAGATTAGCCTCAACCCTTTTACGTTGATTGGGGCCACGACCCGTGCGGGGTTGCTCACCTCGCCGCTTCGAGCACGCTTCGGGATTAATTGCCGATTGGAGTATTATGATGCCAAGTTGTTGACATCTATTGTAAAACGCTCTTCAAGCATCTTGGGAGCGCCTATCGACGAGGAAGGAGCTTACGAAATAGCCCGACGTAGCCGTGGCACCCCGCGCATCGCCAATAACCTCCTGCGCCGTACGCGCGACTTTGCGCAGGTCAAAGGAAGTGGACGAATTACGGTCGAGATTGCCCAAATTGCCCTAAAAGCCCTCGACGTAGACCAGCATGGCCTCGATGAGATGGACATTCGTATCCTGACCACCATCATCGAAAAATTCAAAGGTGGACCCGTGGGACTTTCGACCATCGCTACAGCTTGCGGCGACGAAGCCGAAACCATTGAAGAGGTGTATGAGCCGTTTTTGATTCAGGAGGGGTTCATAAAACGTACTTCACGTGGCCGAGAAGCTACCGAAAAAGCCTATCGCCACTTGGGAATCGTTCCTAAATTTCGAACGGGAGATTTATTTCCTGAGTAA
- a CDS encoding GxxExxY protein gives MHENEISQIVVNSCFKIHQKQRQTYLKLTGLKLGLLINFNVPLIKDGIQRIVNRL, from the coding sequence ATGCACGAAAACGAAATCTCCCAAATCGTCGTAAACTCCTGTTTCAAAATACATCAAAAACAGCGGCAGACCTACCTTAAATTGACTGGACTAAAACTCGGTCTCTTAATAAATTTTAACGTACCTTTGATAAAAGACGGAATTCAAAGAATTGTTAATCGTTTATAA
- a CDS encoding PKD domain-containing protein, with protein MRKKLHIFLSLLGGWMLVLLSIGTAHAQLEPFKVSGKLCIPDQECLADSTVFTDTLATSTAWSWDFGDGSGIITSTKNSIKHLFQTPGMKLITLTRTVAGVPETVTRTVNVGVPPPAFPNWRRDTMICKEDLGKLVLNPYPSNAPNGAKYMWFPKGDTTQTLRVDSSGCYSVEVTSESGCTYEDKITVKVCLEQSNQEGAKWYFGNNAGLDFSGGSPQPLTDGQIKTPEGTSSISNSKGQLLFYTDGVKIFDKNGVVMPSKDTAALAGSPNSTQSALIVPKPTCRGCEYLYYVFTTSEINGQKKFSYSLVDMRRNGGKGEVVETNNLLNDNTTERIASVRNDRDSTYWIVSHDYDSNVFRVYHATKAGLEGPFQYALGAVQDTVSKGEGYMKFSPADSTGMRRLAVVVPGPPRNLVEIYNFSDSSGRLSGPQTIDLGPAPPKAYGVEFSPDGTKMYVSLQKGDAPGDTTLSRLWQYDISLGDSARIADSKILIDSSATQVYGALQVGSDGRIYLAIKDSQYLGVINEPDEDSQDEVRFVKDGIFLGGSTSQLGLPNFVQNFTNESSGPGFTYSDTCSNQATNFQASPLCDPIKDSYTWNFGDGSAPVTGQNQQVQHTYKMPGTYTVSLRLVNRCKDTTITQRITIIATPDPINLRSPIDTCTNRLVLDAGVQAEEYLWLRNGVPLARTKTITLQPNGGSGRYQVYAANGIEAQCFSQGATQITLRRPPAYSLGPDTSLCVGGGNVVLNAKPTPTNWNKFQWSTGETTQLITVTQPGTYSVQVTINTGTPQACVNEDTIQVRALPKARIAAVLTPPTGCTTTDGQIVIGNISPPSGSYTFEWFGPNNTMLSATGNTLPNVGEGTYRVMLRGNPAVCATDSSFGLRAVRTLRLQPTIVNARCTLPSSGAINLNTLAGTPQTYVWTNAMGAGLGTNAALLANLLPGTYNVKVTDAGGCDTTLRDITVGITPDKFLSLGPDRKKCIGDTALLIPSLPLIPGNQYRWSTGETTDRISVTRGGTYTLTVTNTVTGCTDNDDFTYSLAPRPTYDLTKEVPLCDLDDGAMATLAVRGGASNLSYFWFHSEERTSRVMVSLVGNYRVRISNPEGCELFDTARVVVRCEPRIYIPDVFTPNGDGNNDVLNVFGDHLTDFELKIFNRWGEVIFYTNDINQKWDGSYRGSVYPPMSYPYVVSFKSKFFPDRPRENQRGAVLLVR; from the coding sequence ATGAGAAAAAAGCTGCACATATTTCTTTCATTACTTGGAGGATGGATGCTGGTGTTGCTGTCTATCGGTACTGCGCACGCACAGCTAGAGCCTTTTAAGGTTTCTGGAAAATTATGTATTCCTGATCAGGAATGCCTTGCTGATTCAACGGTTTTTACGGATACGCTGGCCACGTCAACGGCATGGAGCTGGGATTTTGGAGATGGAAGCGGCATTATTACTTCCACCAAAAACAGCATCAAGCACCTTTTTCAGACGCCAGGCATGAAGCTCATCACGCTGACCCGGACGGTGGCGGGTGTACCCGAAACGGTTACCCGAACCGTTAACGTTGGGGTGCCGCCGCCCGCTTTTCCCAATTGGCGTCGTGATACCATGATTTGTAAGGAGGATTTAGGTAAATTGGTGCTGAATCCGTATCCTTCCAACGCCCCGAATGGAGCCAAATACATGTGGTTCCCGAAAGGAGATACCACCCAAACCTTACGCGTCGATAGTTCGGGCTGCTACTCGGTAGAAGTAACCTCCGAAAGCGGCTGTACGTATGAGGATAAAATTACGGTAAAAGTCTGTTTGGAACAATCCAATCAGGAAGGGGCCAAATGGTATTTCGGAAACAACGCGGGTCTTGATTTTTCGGGCGGGAGTCCACAACCGCTCACCGACGGCCAAATCAAAACCCCCGAAGGCACTTCGTCTATTTCTAATTCCAAAGGACAATTGCTTTTTTACACCGATGGCGTCAAGATATTTGATAAAAACGGGGTCGTTATGCCTTCCAAAGATACGGCGGCGCTGGCGGGAAGCCCTAATTCCACTCAATCGGCACTGATTGTACCCAAGCCTACCTGTCGAGGTTGCGAATACTTGTATTACGTCTTCACAACTTCCGAAATCAACGGACAAAAAAAGTTTAGTTATAGTTTGGTAGATATGCGCCGCAATGGCGGCAAAGGTGAAGTGGTAGAAACCAATAACCTTTTGAACGATAATACCACCGAGCGGATTGCTTCGGTCAGAAACGACCGAGATTCTACGTATTGGATTGTGTCGCACGATTATGATAGCAATGTTTTTCGGGTATATCACGCCACCAAAGCGGGATTGGAAGGGCCGTTTCAGTATGCTTTAGGAGCGGTTCAGGATACGGTTTCCAAAGGAGAAGGCTACATGAAATTTTCTCCCGCCGACAGTACTGGAATGCGTCGGTTGGCGGTGGTGGTGCCAGGGCCTCCCCGCAACCTTGTCGAAATTTACAATTTTAGCGATTCGTCGGGGCGGCTGTCTGGGCCGCAAACGATTGATTTGGGGCCTGCCCCGCCCAAAGCCTACGGGGTAGAGTTTTCGCCAGATGGCACGAAAATGTACGTGTCGTTGCAAAAAGGAGATGCGCCAGGTGATACCACTCTTTCCCGATTATGGCAGTACGACATCAGTTTGGGCGATTCGGCGCGGATTGCCGATTCCAAAATATTGATTGACAGTTCGGCCACGCAAGTGTACGGAGCTCTTCAGGTAGGGTCGGACGGTAGAATCTATCTGGCCATCAAAGACAGCCAATATTTAGGGGTTATCAACGAACCCGACGAAGACTCGCAGGATGAAGTAAGATTTGTGAAAGACGGTATATTTTTGGGTGGAAGCACAAGTCAGTTAGGATTGCCCAACTTTGTCCAAAACTTTACCAACGAATCCTCTGGCCCAGGTTTTACCTATTCGGATACCTGTTCCAATCAAGCCACTAATTTTCAGGCGTCCCCGCTTTGCGACCCTATCAAAGACAGTTATACGTGGAATTTTGGGGATGGGTCGGCTCCCGTAACGGGGCAAAATCAACAAGTGCAGCATACCTATAAAATGCCGGGCACCTACACTGTCAGTTTACGATTGGTCAACAGATGTAAGGACACCACCATCACCCAGCGTATTACCATCATTGCCACACCTGATCCCATTAATTTAAGGTCACCGATTGATACCTGTACCAATCGACTGGTGCTCGATGCGGGCGTGCAGGCCGAAGAATACCTCTGGCTTCGAAATGGAGTTCCCCTTGCCCGAACGAAAACCATTACATTGCAGCCCAACGGTGGGTCAGGACGTTATCAGGTGTACGCTGCCAATGGAATAGAGGCACAGTGTTTTTCACAGGGTGCTACGCAGATTACCTTACGCAGACCGCCAGCCTATTCTCTCGGTCCTGATACGAGTTTGTGCGTGGGTGGTGGAAATGTAGTGCTGAACGCCAAACCCACACCTACCAATTGGAATAAATTTCAGTGGAGTACGGGAGAGACAACACAATTGATTACCGTAACCCAACCGGGTACATATTCAGTACAGGTTACTATCAATACAGGTACTCCTCAAGCCTGCGTCAATGAAGATACCATTCAGGTACGGGCTTTGCCTAAAGCGCGGATAGCGGCGGTATTAACGCCACCAACGGGTTGTACCACCACGGATGGGCAGATAGTCATCGGAAATATTTCACCGCCGAGCGGCAGTTATACTTTTGAGTGGTTTGGCCCCAACAATACTATGTTGAGTGCCACGGGTAATACCCTTCCTAATGTAGGCGAAGGAACCTACCGAGTCATGCTACGCGGCAATCCCGCCGTATGCGCCACCGATTCTTCATTCGGGCTGAGAGCGGTCAGAACATTGCGATTGCAACCTACCATCGTCAACGCGCGCTGCACGTTGCCTTCTTCGGGAGCCATTAATCTCAATACCCTGGCGGGAACTCCCCAAACCTACGTCTGGACCAATGCCATGGGGGCGGGGCTGGGAACCAATGCCGCCTTGCTCGCCAATTTATTGCCGGGTACGTACAACGTGAAAGTAACGGACGCCGGTGGCTGTGATACCACTTTGCGGGATATTACGGTCGGAATTACGCCTGATAAATTCCTGAGTTTGGGCCCCGACCGTAAAAAGTGCATCGGCGATACGGCGTTGTTGATACCGTCGTTACCGCTTATTCCTGGCAACCAGTACCGATGGAGTACGGGCGAAACCACCGACCGCATCAGCGTTACGCGGGGAGGAACGTATACATTGACAGTCACAAATACCGTAACGGGTTGTACCGACAACGACGATTTTACGTATTCACTGGCCCCGCGCCCTACGTATGATTTGACCAAAGAAGTGCCACTCTGCGATCTTGACGATGGGGCAATGGCTACGCTGGCCGTTCGCGGTGGTGCTTCCAATCTGAGTTATTTTTGGTTCCATTCCGAAGAACGTACCTCGCGTGTTATGGTTAGTCTCGTCGGAAACTACCGCGTTCGTATCAGTAATCCTGAAGGCTGTGAGCTTTTTGATACCGCCCGCGTAGTAGTGCGTTGCGAGCCGCGTATTTATATCCCGGATGTGTTTACACCTAACGGCGATGGTAACAATGATGTACTGAACGTGTTTGGCGACCACTTGACTGATTTTGAATTGAAGATTTTTAATCGGTGGGGTGAAGTGATTTTTTATACCAACGACATCAACCAAAAATGGGACGGCAGCTATCGGGGGAGTGTGTATCCGCCGATGAGTTACCCGTACGTGGTTTCCTTCAAATCCAAATTCTTTCCCGATCGACCGCGTGAAAACCAACGCGGGGCGGTATTGCTTGTGCGATAA
- a CDS encoding sugar phosphate isomerase/epimerase family protein, producing the protein MKKHLIYLCILTSFLSTAYAQRFGKLLKDTPGAVSYTFRNEFSKDVPGTLDKVKAMGITNIEFSNLFGKTAAELRALLDERGMRCSSLGVSFADLNDKTETVVQNAKTLGAEFVRIGSVPHKGPMDEALAKKTVEDFNRFGQKLKENGLTFCYHNHGFEFEPYEKGTYFDYIVQNTNPDAVFFEMDVVWMHLPGQNPAEMLKKYPKRFKLIHLKDLKIGVPKSTSGSTPNENCVVLGTGQINYPEILKAAKKSSIKYFYIEDENLGAMQQVPQSMAYLKSL; encoded by the coding sequence ATGAAAAAGCATTTGATTTATTTGTGTATCCTGACGAGTTTTTTGTCAACGGCCTACGCGCAACGTTTCGGAAAATTGCTAAAGGATACCCCTGGGGCGGTTTCGTATACGTTTCGGAATGAATTCAGTAAAGATGTGCCTGGTACCTTGGATAAAGTGAAGGCCATGGGTATTACTAACATTGAATTTTCCAATTTGTTTGGTAAAACAGCGGCCGAACTTCGGGCTTTACTGGATGAGCGCGGAATGCGTTGCAGCAGCCTCGGTGTAAGCTTTGCCGACCTGAACGATAAAACCGAAACCGTGGTTCAGAATGCCAAAACCTTGGGCGCTGAATTTGTACGGATTGGTTCAGTACCACACAAAGGGCCGATGGATGAGGCATTGGCCAAAAAAACGGTAGAAGATTTCAACCGTTTTGGGCAAAAGCTCAAAGAGAACGGGCTGACTTTCTGTTACCATAACCACGGGTTTGAGTTTGAGCCTTACGAAAAGGGGACGTATTTTGACTACATCGTTCAGAACACCAATCCTGATGCGGTCTTTTTTGAAATGGATGTAGTATGGATGCACCTGCCTGGTCAGAATCCTGCTGAGATGCTCAAAAAATATCCCAAGCGGTTTAAATTAATTCACCTGAAAGACTTGAAAATCGGGGTGCCAAAAAGTACTTCTGGCAGTACACCCAACGAAAACTGCGTGGTGCTCGGTACGGGCCAAATCAATTACCCAGAGATTTTGAAAGCGGCCAAAAAATCGTCTATTAAGTATTTTTACATCGAAGACGAAAACCTAGGTGCCATGCAGCAAGTGCCTCAAAGCATGGCTTATTTGAAGAGCCTTTAA
- a CDS encoding MFS transporter — protein MTKSSDFKLLLQVPVLVAALGYLVDMYDLFLFSVVRVPSLKAIGVTGDQLLPEGVFLLNMQLAGLLIGGVLWGILGDKKGRLSVLFGSILLYSLANIANGLITSVPQYAVLRFIAGVGLAGELGAGITLVAEVLPKHLRGYGSVLVATMGVLGGVLAYFVADLFEWRMSYYVGGGLGLLLLVLRVNVFESGLFVNLRNKDVKRGNIGMLFTPQRLKKYLLAIVVGVPLWFVVGILITFSPEFGISHGLADPIIAGKAVMLAFTGQTFGDIVSGFLSQRLQSRKKAIRIFLLMSFSFMIIYLMAPIQNTTQFYILCACLGFCNGYWTLFIILAAELFGTNLRATVATSVPNFVRGATIPLAASFVYLKPSLGVINGALLIGTVVVVISLICLQSLEETFTKDMNYVEE, from the coding sequence ATGACCAAATCTTCCGATTTTAAGCTTCTTCTTCAAGTGCCCGTTTTGGTAGCCGCCCTGGGCTATTTGGTAGATATGTACGATTTGTTTTTGTTTAGTGTGGTGCGCGTGCCCAGCCTCAAAGCCATTGGCGTAACGGGTGACCAACTCTTGCCAGAAGGTGTTTTTTTACTCAATATGCAGTTGGCTGGATTGTTGATTGGCGGCGTGCTATGGGGGATTTTGGGGGATAAAAAAGGCCGACTTTCTGTGCTTTTTGGTTCAATTTTACTCTATTCTTTAGCCAATATCGCCAACGGACTCATCACCAGCGTGCCTCAATACGCGGTTTTGCGCTTTATTGCGGGTGTGGGTTTAGCGGGAGAATTAGGCGCAGGAATCACCCTTGTCGCTGAGGTTTTGCCCAAGCATTTGCGCGGGTACGGTTCGGTGCTGGTAGCAACGATGGGTGTTTTGGGTGGCGTACTGGCCTATTTTGTAGCTGATTTGTTCGAATGGCGCATGTCATACTACGTAGGCGGCGGTTTAGGGCTTTTATTATTGGTGTTGCGGGTCAACGTATTTGAATCGGGCTTATTTGTTAATCTCCGAAATAAAGATGTGAAGCGCGGTAATATCGGAATGCTCTTTACTCCGCAACGCTTGAAGAAATATTTGTTGGCAATCGTCGTCGGGGTGCCGTTGTGGTTTGTGGTGGGCATTTTGATTACTTTTTCACCTGAATTCGGTATAAGTCACGGCTTAGCAGACCCCATCATTGCGGGCAAAGCCGTTATGCTGGCCTTTACGGGACAAACATTCGGGGATATTGTGAGCGGCTTTTTGAGTCAGCGCCTACAAAGTCGGAAAAAAGCGATTCGCATTTTTCTGTTGATGTCATTCTCGTTCATGATTATTTACCTGATGGCTCCCATCCAAAACACGACGCAATTTTATATCCTTTGCGCCTGTTTAGGGTTTTGTAATGGCTATTGGACGTTGTTTATTATTCTGGCGGCCGAACTTTTCGGAACCAACCTCCGGGCTACGGTGGCTACTTCTGTGCCCAACTTCGTGCGCGGTGCTACCATTCCGTTAGCGGCGTCTTTTGTATACCTAAAACCTTCTTTGGGGGTAATAAACGGGGCGCTATTGATTGGGACAGTGGTAGTGGTTATTTCGTTGATTTGCCTTCAGTCGTTAGAAGAAACTTTTACCAAAGATATGAACTATGTGGAAGAGTAG
- a CDS encoding Gfo/Idh/MocA family oxidoreductase, whose protein sequence is MKHIPFSRRKFLKTAALGTAAVGIPTIIPAHAFGANDRVRVAVIGVNGRGKDHISGFSKLENVEVATLCDVDNVVLQERAADFEKNHKKKVKTEQDLRKVYEDKDIDAVSIATPNHWHALAAIWACQAGKDVYVEKPACHNIYEGRKLVEAATKYNRIVQHGVQLRSSVAIQEAIKHLRDGLIGNVYMARALIFKWRPDIGNQGPSAVPAGLNWDLWQGPAQAREFSKNYVHYNWHWFWEYGNGDIGNQGIHETDLAMWGLNVGLPEEITSTGGKFLWNDCKETPETLTSSYIYPKQKKIIEVEVRPWMTNKEDGVEVGNLFYGDKGYMVINGYNDYKTYLGRERTPGPARKEGGDHYKNFVDAVRAQDKKLLNGPVETAHMAASLAHLGNISYRLGRTLKFDPEKETFIGDKQANTMLTRKYRAPFVVPDKV, encoded by the coding sequence ATGAAACATATCCCTTTTTCACGACGGAAATTTCTAAAAACGGCGGCCTTAGGTACGGCGGCGGTAGGAATTCCGACCATTATTCCTGCCCATGCATTTGGGGCCAATGACCGCGTGCGCGTGGCGGTAATTGGGGTAAACGGTCGCGGTAAAGACCATATTTCTGGTTTCTCAAAACTAGAAAATGTAGAAGTAGCTACCCTTTGCGACGTTGACAACGTTGTGCTTCAGGAACGCGCGGCCGACTTTGAGAAGAACCATAAAAAGAAAGTAAAAACGGAACAAGATTTACGGAAGGTCTACGAAGATAAAGACATTGATGCCGTGAGTATTGCCACGCCCAACCATTGGCACGCGTTGGCGGCCATTTGGGCGTGTCAGGCGGGCAAGGATGTCTACGTAGAAAAACCTGCCTGTCATAATATTTACGAAGGTCGTAAACTGGTCGAAGCCGCTACTAAATACAATCGTATTGTACAGCACGGCGTGCAGTTGCGCAGCTCGGTCGCCATTCAGGAGGCCATTAAACACCTGCGCGACGGCCTCATTGGAAATGTATACATGGCCCGGGCGTTGATATTCAAATGGCGGCCTGATATTGGTAATCAGGGCCCATCGGCAGTACCTGCGGGCCTGAACTGGGACTTATGGCAGGGACCAGCGCAAGCCCGTGAGTTCTCTAAAAACTACGTACATTACAACTGGCATTGGTTTTGGGAATACGGCAACGGTGACATCGGCAACCAAGGTATCCACGAAACCGACCTCGCCATGTGGGGACTCAACGTAGGGTTGCCCGAAGAGATTACTTCTACGGGCGGCAAATTCCTTTGGAACGACTGCAAAGAAACGCCCGAGACGCTCACGTCGAGTTATATTTATCCCAAACAGAAAAAAATCATTGAAGTAGAAGTGCGCCCTTGGATGACCAACAAGGAAGACGGCGTGGAAGTAGGAAACCTTTTTTACGGCGACAAAGGCTACATGGTTATCAATGGCTACAACGATTATAAAACCTATCTTGGCAGGGAGCGTACTCCTGGCCCAGCCCGAAAAGAAGGCGGCGACCATTACAAAAACTTTGTAGATGCGGTGCGGGCACAGGACAAAAAACTCTTGAACGGTCCCGTAGAAACGGCCCACATGGCGGCTTCGCTGGCGCATTTGGGCAATATCTCGTATCGACTGGGGCGCACGCTCAAGTTTGACCCCGAAAAAGAAACATTCATCGGCGACAAACAAGCCAACACGATGCTCACCCGCAAATACCGCGCACCGTTTGTTGTACCTGATAAAGTATAA